The following are encoded together in the Arthrobacter sp. Y-9 genome:
- a CDS encoding histidine phosphatase family protein yields the protein MASTLHLVRHGQTDWNVQRRFQGQTDIPLNQTGVEQAAGVAEALREVPLAAVVTSTLGRAVATGRAIADAQDLPAPAADARLMERHFGEAEGMHDDDVKRLFPDREQIPGRESDEELRARAFGALEELAAAFDGEEIAVVSHGGWMAMVLRTLVGEAYDYSTLTNCSVHTLVWDAATGEVRVAGVETAAQLVRD from the coding sequence ATGGCAAGCACCCTGCACCTCGTCCGACACGGCCAGACGGACTGGAACGTGCAGCGACGCTTTCAGGGCCAGACGGACATCCCCCTGAACCAGACCGGCGTCGAGCAGGCGGCAGGGGTGGCCGAGGCGCTGCGCGAGGTGCCATTGGCCGCCGTCGTGACCTCGACCCTGGGCCGTGCCGTGGCCACCGGCCGGGCCATCGCCGACGCGCAGGACCTCCCCGCTCCCGCCGCGGACGCCCGCCTCATGGAGCGTCACTTCGGCGAGGCGGAAGGGATGCACGACGACGACGTCAAGCGCCTCTTCCCCGACCGCGAACAGATCCCGGGCCGGGAGAGTGATGAGGAGCTGCGTGCGCGGGCGTTCGGAGCGCTGGAGGAACTGGCCGCGGCCTTCGATGGCGAGGAGATCGCCGTCGTGAGCCATGGCGGCTGGATGGCCATGGTCCTGCGCACGCTGGTCGGCGAGGCGTACGACTACTCCACGCTCACCAATTGCTCCGTGCACACCCTGGTCTGGGATGCCGCCACGGGCGAGGTCCGGGTGGCCGGGGTGGAGACCGCCGCGCAGCTGGTCCGGGACTGA
- a CDS encoding phosphatase domain-containing protein — MQHEPARRSWAGNPLFGAAHRISSFINSARLKMARKTHFQPATVPYMGYGSTTQVRILARVMLAARTLPGSRADRAARNGNQNIRGWRAFTSVPIPEREVDIEIGDARVRVKADRGGLVDTAVEVSLEPGWHTATIRASGTPSAEAPLLVLPPDMEFGILSDIDDTVMVTALPRPLLAFWNAFVLNERARMATTGMAVLYERILRAHPGAPVFYLSTGPWNAAPTLSRFLHRNLYPVGPLLLTDWGLTEDRWFRSGREHKQDNLERLAREFPRVKWLLVGDNGQHDEAIYSEFARQHPENVAAVAIRQLSVGEAVLAGGHTPDMDHSGSAIPWVYAPDGAGLAEQLRKIGLV, encoded by the coding sequence ATGCAGCATGAGCCAGCCCGCCGCTCCTGGGCAGGCAACCCGCTCTTCGGGGCGGCCCACAGGATCTCGTCCTTCATCAATTCAGCGCGTCTGAAAATGGCCCGGAAGACGCACTTCCAGCCGGCCACGGTGCCCTACATGGGCTACGGCTCCACCACGCAGGTCCGGATCCTGGCCCGCGTCATGCTCGCCGCCCGCACCCTGCCGGGCAGCCGCGCCGATCGGGCGGCCCGGAACGGCAACCAGAACATCCGCGGCTGGCGCGCCTTCACCTCGGTTCCCATTCCGGAGCGCGAGGTGGACATCGAGATCGGCGACGCCCGGGTGCGGGTGAAGGCGGACCGCGGCGGCCTCGTGGACACCGCGGTGGAGGTCAGCCTGGAACCCGGCTGGCACACGGCCACCATCCGGGCCTCCGGAACGCCGTCCGCCGAGGCCCCGCTCCTCGTGCTGCCGCCGGACATGGAGTTCGGCATCCTCTCCGACATCGATGACACGGTCATGGTCACGGCACTCCCCCGCCCCCTGCTGGCCTTCTGGAACGCCTTCGTCCTGAATGAACGCGCGCGGATGGCCACCACCGGCATGGCCGTGCTCTACGAACGGATTCTGCGCGCCCACCCGGGCGCTCCCGTCTTCTACCTCTCCACCGGCCCGTGGAATGCCGCGCCGACGCTGAGCCGCTTCCTGCACCGGAATCTCTACCCGGTGGGACCCTTGCTTCTCACGGACTGGGGCCTCACGGAGGACCGCTGGTTCCGCAGCGGCCGGGAGCACAAGCAGGACAACCTCGAGCGTCTGGCCCGCGAATTCCCGCGCGTGAAGTGGCTTCTGGTGGGCGACAACGGCCAGCACGACGAGGCCATCTATTCGGAATTCGCCCGGCAGCATCCGGAGAACGTGGCGGCGGTGGCCATCCGGCAGCTGTCCGTGGGCGAAGCGGTCCTGGCCGGCGGACACACGCCGGACATGGACCACTCGGGTTCGGCCATCCCGTGGGTCTACGCCCCGGACGGCGCCGGGCTGGCGGAGCAGCTCCGGAAGATCGGGCTGGTCTAG
- a CDS encoding glycoside hydrolase family 2 TIM barrel-domain containing protein: protein MTAAYLTSTAPGEGRRSPARARLASDAPELSLDGDWDFRLLPAAPGTPAGALALPEGEDAEDFAAPGFSTDGWDTLPVPSHWVLQGDGKYGRPIYTNVQFPFPCEPPFVPDANPTGDHRRVFTLPESFDGAERLLLRFDGVESRYKVWLNGTEIGVGSGSRLAQEFDVTEAVRPGENVLAVRVHQWSAASYLEDQDQWWLPGIFRSVTLLARPVGGLDDLWLRTAYDGDASGTGQGTVVPEVSAGKAAFPVRFRIAELDVDVVWERPGDVAPVVVAGVEPWSAETPRLYEATIEAQGETVTQRIGFRTVRIEGDRFLVNGRRVVFHGVNRHETHPERGRAFNEDFAREDLQLMKRFNVNAIRTSHYPPHPRLLDLADELGFWVILECDLETHGFERHGWDGNPGDDPVWRDALLDRIERTVERDKNHPSVVLWSLGNESGTGANLAAMAAWVHARDPERPVHYEGDYTGAYTDVYSRMYSSIPETESIGTDGATDLLLGCSAAESLRQRRKPFILCEYIHAMGNGPGAIDQYEDLVDRYPRLHGGFVWEWRDHGLLTHAPDGTPFYAYGGDFAEEIHDGNFVMDGMVLADGTPSPGLHEYRQVVSPLRLTLSGTAAAPVVRVENRRHSAPASDVRIRWRLEHDGRPVPAHDGGGAVAGSLAVVGGDAARDGSAPLAAGDAATYALPAVPVAPEGETWLTAEVVLAADTAWAEEGHVLASAQLDLTPVRERRAGPRPAGPASAASSGAVSGVPRRLELGPAVFDGGLLTSLAGQSVEAPRLELWRAPTDNDRGQGFGSYDAADPRSPGVRGVLGTGQPAPTWEEVWRSAGLDRLHRRIESVEATDRSLTVRARYAAADTARSFHLDEHWELSGDELWLRLDLTPSGNHVRDRAWDLLLPRIGVRFGLPSEVAGAEWFGTGPRESYPDSRHAALVGRYAESVEGLGTVYSRPQENGHRSEVRELELLLGGAGGAGGAGKPWLRVEAERDAAGRLPGFTLSRHTAQELSGAAHPHELPESRRTWLYLDAAQNGLGSRACGPDVWPEHALRPEARTLLLRFTAL from the coding sequence ATGACCGCCGCCTACCTCACCAGCACCGCGCCCGGCGAGGGACGCCGCAGTCCGGCCCGCGCGCGGCTCGCCTCGGACGCGCCGGAGCTGAGCCTCGACGGCGACTGGGACTTCCGCCTTCTTCCGGCCGCGCCCGGCACCCCGGCGGGGGCACTGGCCCTGCCGGAGGGCGAGGACGCCGAGGACTTCGCGGCCCCCGGCTTCAGCACCGACGGCTGGGACACCCTGCCGGTCCCCTCCCACTGGGTCCTGCAGGGCGACGGGAAGTACGGCCGACCGATCTACACGAACGTCCAGTTCCCGTTCCCCTGCGAGCCGCCGTTCGTCCCGGACGCCAACCCCACCGGTGACCACCGCCGCGTCTTCACGCTGCCCGAGAGCTTCGACGGCGCCGAACGCCTCCTGCTCCGCTTCGACGGGGTGGAATCGCGGTACAAGGTGTGGCTCAACGGGACGGAGATCGGGGTGGGGTCGGGCAGCCGGCTGGCCCAGGAGTTCGACGTCACCGAGGCCGTGCGCCCGGGGGAGAACGTGCTCGCGGTCCGGGTGCACCAGTGGTCCGCCGCCAGCTATCTCGAGGACCAGGACCAGTGGTGGCTGCCGGGCATCTTCCGCTCGGTCACACTGCTGGCGCGACCCGTGGGCGGGCTCGACGACCTCTGGCTGCGCACCGCGTACGACGGCGACGCGTCCGGGACCGGGCAGGGCACGGTCGTGCCCGAGGTGAGTGCGGGGAAGGCCGCGTTCCCGGTCCGGTTCCGGATCGCGGAACTGGACGTCGACGTCGTCTGGGAGCGCCCCGGCGACGTGGCCCCGGTGGTGGTGGCCGGCGTCGAGCCGTGGAGTGCCGAGACGCCGCGGCTCTATGAGGCGACCATCGAGGCGCAGGGCGAGACCGTCACGCAGCGGATCGGCTTCCGTACGGTGCGGATCGAGGGCGACCGCTTCCTGGTCAACGGCCGGCGCGTGGTGTTCCACGGCGTCAACCGGCACGAGACGCATCCCGAGCGGGGGCGCGCCTTCAACGAGGACTTCGCCCGTGAGGACCTGCAGCTGATGAAGCGCTTCAACGTCAACGCGATCCGCACGAGCCACTACCCGCCGCATCCGCGCCTGCTGGATCTGGCCGATGAGCTGGGGTTCTGGGTGATCCTGGAATGCGATCTGGAGACGCACGGCTTCGAGCGGCACGGTTGGGACGGGAACCCCGGCGACGACCCCGTCTGGCGTGACGCCCTGCTCGACCGCATCGAACGGACCGTGGAGCGCGACAAGAACCACCCCAGTGTGGTCCTGTGGTCGCTGGGCAATGAATCCGGCACCGGAGCGAACCTGGCCGCCATGGCCGCCTGGGTGCACGCGCGGGATCCGGAACGGCCCGTGCACTACGAGGGCGACTACACCGGCGCGTACACCGATGTGTACTCCCGCATGTACTCCTCCATCCCGGAGACCGAGTCGATCGGGACGGACGGCGCCACCGATCTGCTGCTCGGGTGCAGTGCCGCGGAGTCGCTGCGACAGCGCCGCAAACCGTTCATCCTCTGCGAGTACATCCACGCCATGGGCAACGGCCCGGGCGCGATCGACCAGTACGAGGACCTCGTGGACCGGTACCCCCGGCTGCACGGAGGCTTCGTCTGGGAATGGCGTGACCACGGGCTGCTGACTCATGCCCCCGACGGCACGCCCTTCTACGCGTACGGCGGGGACTTCGCGGAGGAGATCCACGACGGGAACTTCGTCATGGACGGCATGGTCCTCGCCGACGGCACCCCCAGCCCGGGACTCCACGAGTACCGCCAGGTGGTCTCCCCGCTCCGGCTGACGCTGAGCGGGACGGCCGCGGCGCCCGTCGTCCGGGTGGAGAACCGCCGCCACAGCGCGCCGGCGTCGGACGTCAGGATCCGCTGGCGGCTGGAGCACGACGGCCGTCCGGTCCCCGCACACGACGGCGGCGGCGCCGTCGCCGGGTCCCTCGCCGTGGTGGGCGGCGACGCGGCGCGTGACGGGTCCGCGCCTCTGGCGGCCGGCGATGCGGCCACGTACGCCCTGCCCGCGGTGCCGGTGGCCCCCGAGGGTGAGACGTGGCTGACGGCCGAGGTCGTGCTCGCCGCGGACACCGCGTGGGCGGAGGAGGGCCACGTCCTCGCGTCCGCCCAGCTCGACCTGACCCCTGTACGGGAACGTCGCGCCGGGCCCCGTCCGGCGGGGCCTGCGTCCGCTGCCTCCTCCGGTGCCGTGTCCGGCGTCCCGCGCCGGCTGGAGCTGGGCCCCGCGGTGTTCGACGGCGGCCTGCTCACCTCGCTGGCCGGGCAGTCCGTGGAGGCTCCGCGGCTGGAGCTCTGGCGGGCGCCCACGGACAACGACCGCGGGCAGGGCTTCGGCTCCTACGACGCCGCCGACCCGCGTTCGCCGGGCGTCCGCGGCGTGCTCGGCACGGGTCAGCCCGCGCCGACGTGGGAGGAGGTCTGGCGGTCCGCCGGACTGGACCGGCTCCACCGCCGGATCGAATCCGTGGAGGCGACGGACCGTTCGCTCACGGTCCGCGCCCGGTACGCCGCCGCGGACACCGCCCGGTCCTTTCACCTCGACGAGCACTGGGAGCTGTCCGGGGACGAACTCTGGCTGCGGCTCGACCTCACCCCGAGCGGGAACCATGTCCGCGACCGTGCCTGGGACCTGCTGTTGCCGAGGATCGGCGTGCGGTTCGGCCTCCCGTCGGAGGTGGCCGGCGCGGAGTGGTTCGGCACCGGCCCCCGCGAGTCGTACCCGGACAGCCGTCACGCGGCCCTGGTCGGGCGGTACGCGGAGTCCGTGGAGGGGCTGGGGACGGTGTACTCGCGGCCCCAGGAGAACGGTCACCGGAGTGAGGTGCGGGAACTGGAGCTGCTGCTGGGCGGTGCTGGTGGCGCAGGTGGTGCCGGCAAGCCCTGGCTCCGAGTGGAGGCGGAGCGCGACGCCGCCGGGCGCCTGCCCGGTTTCACGCTCTCGCGGCACACGGCCCAAGAACTCTCCGGGGCCGCGCACCCGCACGAGCTCCCGGAATCCCGCCGCACCTGGCTCTACCTCGACGCCGCGCAGAACGGCCTCGGCTCGCGGGCCTGCGGTCCGGACGTGTGGCCCGAGCACGCCCTGCGCCCCGAAGCCCGGACGCTGCTGCTGAGGTTCACGGCGCTCTGA
- a CDS encoding carbohydrate ABC transporter permease: MTSTTAPPATRRAAEAPRSGAAPRTGRKRSSTIIVTAILVVVALYFLVPVYWVLVASTKTTQDLFSTNGFLFSGQFALWDNLARVLSYDDGVFLRWFLNSVLYAGVGALLATYLAAAGGYALAKYEFRGRNAVFGTILGGVLVPGTATALPMFLLFSQLGLANTYWSVLIPSLVSPFGLFLCRIYAQATVDTALIEAARIDGAGELKIFHTIGLRVLTPALVTVFLFQLVGIWNNYFLPLVMLSDSKLYPITLGLNNWLSQVDRLPEFYELTTGGVLLSIIPLAIAMIVLQRFWRGGLTEGAVK, translated from the coding sequence ATGACCAGCACCACGGCCCCTCCCGCCACCCGTCGCGCCGCCGAGGCGCCCCGCTCCGGCGCCGCACCGCGTACCGGCCGCAAGCGGTCCAGCACCATCATCGTCACGGCGATCCTCGTCGTCGTCGCGCTGTACTTCCTGGTGCCCGTGTACTGGGTCCTGGTGGCGTCGACCAAGACCACGCAGGACCTCTTCTCCACCAACGGCTTCCTGTTCTCCGGGCAGTTCGCCCTCTGGGACAACCTCGCGAGGGTGCTGAGCTACGACGACGGCGTCTTCCTCCGCTGGTTCCTGAACTCGGTCCTCTACGCCGGAGTGGGTGCGCTCCTGGCCACCTACCTCGCCGCCGCGGGCGGTTACGCCCTCGCCAAGTACGAGTTCCGTGGCCGCAACGCCGTGTTCGGCACGATCCTCGGCGGCGTCCTCGTCCCGGGCACCGCCACGGCACTGCCCATGTTCCTGCTCTTCAGCCAGCTGGGCCTCGCCAACACCTACTGGTCGGTGCTCATCCCGTCCCTGGTGTCCCCGTTCGGCCTGTTCCTCTGCCGCATCTACGCCCAGGCCACGGTGGACACGGCTCTGATCGAAGCGGCGCGCATCGACGGCGCGGGGGAGCTGAAGATCTTCCACACCATCGGCCTGCGGGTCCTCACGCCGGCCCTGGTCACGGTGTTCCTCTTCCAGCTGGTCGGCATCTGGAACAACTACTTCCTGCCGCTGGTCATGCTCTCCGACAGCAAGCTGTACCCGATCACGCTCGGCCTCAACAACTGGCTGTCCCAGGTGGACCGCCTGCCCGAGTTCTACGAACTCACCACGGGCGGCGTGCTGCTCTCCATCATCCCGCTGGCCATCGCCATGATCGTCCTGCAGCGCTTCTGGCGCGGGGGCCTGACCGAAGGAGCCGTCAAATGA
- a CDS encoding NAD(P)-binding domain-containing protein, with protein MSETIGIIGAGNIGSQVARKAVELGYDVVISNSRGPETLTELVTELGPRARAATAEEAAAAGDFAVVTVPLKAYQDVPVAPLAGKVVIDTNNYYWERDGHIEALDRGEATTSGLLQEHLPESKVAKGFNHIAAADITTDGTPSGTENRRALATASDFPEAAALVTRLYDEFGFDTVNAGPLSESWRVERDRPAYVVRQNAAELEANLAKAPRTA; from the coding sequence ATGAGCGAAACCATTGGAATCATCGGAGCAGGAAACATCGGCAGCCAGGTCGCCCGCAAGGCGGTGGAACTGGGGTACGACGTCGTGATCAGCAACTCGCGCGGGCCGGAGACCCTCACCGAGCTGGTGACGGAGCTCGGCCCCCGGGCGCGGGCCGCGACGGCTGAGGAGGCGGCAGCGGCCGGCGACTTCGCCGTCGTCACGGTCCCGCTGAAGGCCTATCAGGACGTCCCCGTGGCGCCACTGGCCGGCAAGGTCGTCATCGACACCAACAACTACTACTGGGAGCGCGACGGGCACATCGAGGCCCTGGACCGCGGCGAAGCCACCACCTCCGGCCTCCTGCAGGAACACCTGCCCGAGTCGAAGGTCGCCAAGGGCTTCAACCACATCGCGGCCGCCGACATCACCACGGACGGCACCCCCTCCGGCACGGAGAACCGCCGCGCCCTGGCCACCGCGAGCGACTTCCCCGAGGCCGCGGCCCTCGTCACCCGTCTCTACGACGAGTTCGGCTTCGACACCGTCAACGCCGGCCCGCTCTCGGAGAGCTGGCGCGTGGAGCGCGACCGCCCGGCCTATGTGGTCCGGCAGAACGCGGCCGAGCTCGAAGCGAACCTGGCGAAGGCCCCTCGCACCGCCTGA
- a CDS encoding NUDIX domain-containing protein, giving the protein MTNRKSDALAAFHAFPVTVDIVALTVRDAALHVLLVRRLLEPFKGRLALPGVFVLPGEELPAAARRELAEETGVERLPGHLEQLASYGPAGRDPRGDVLTVAHLVLAPDFPVVAGGGDASEALWVPVDRVLDDAGALAFDHARILADGVERARAKLEYSPLGAAFCGDEFTIAQLRGVYEAVWGVRLDPRNFHRKATGAAGFLEETGDVSSGDAGRPAALYRLAPEARAGSRAVLNPPLMRPVV; this is encoded by the coding sequence ATGACGAACCGGAAGTCTGACGCCCTCGCTGCTTTCCACGCTTTCCCGGTCACCGTGGACATCGTCGCGCTCACCGTGCGCGATGCCGCGTTGCACGTGCTGCTGGTGCGCCGTCTGCTCGAGCCGTTCAAGGGCCGGCTGGCGCTGCCGGGCGTCTTCGTCCTGCCGGGGGAGGAGCTTCCCGCGGCGGCGCGACGGGAGCTTGCCGAGGAGACCGGCGTCGAACGCCTGCCCGGGCACCTTGAGCAGTTGGCGAGTTACGGCCCCGCCGGCCGCGACCCCCGGGGTGATGTCCTGACGGTCGCCCACCTGGTGCTCGCGCCGGACTTCCCCGTGGTCGCGGGCGGCGGCGACGCGAGCGAAGCGCTCTGGGTCCCGGTGGACCGGGTGCTGGACGACGCCGGCGCCCTGGCCTTCGACCACGCGCGGATCCTGGCCGACGGCGTGGAGCGGGCACGCGCCAAGCTGGAGTACTCGCCGCTGGGGGCGGCGTTCTGCGGCGACGAGTTCACCATCGCCCAGCTGCGGGGTGTCTATGAGGCGGTCTGGGGCGTCCGGCTCGATCCGCGGAACTTCCACCGCAAGGCCACGGGCGCCGCGGGATTCCTCGAGGAGACGGGCGACGTGTCCTCGGGCGACGCCGGTCGTCCCGCGGCCCTGTACCGGCTCGCGCCCGAGGCTCGCGCAGGAAGCCGCGCGGTGCTGAATCCGCCGCTCATGCGGCCGGTCGTCTGA
- a CDS encoding sugar ABC transporter permease — translation MSSTPAAASQAPAQDGQAHDGDAATANRPTRGGRSRAAARAPWILLAPFLALFTLTFVLPILVALVSSFTKVTRSGLFGEKGVTSGFAGFDNYAQALGDANFIASIGRVLLFGVVQVPVMIVLCTVLALLLESASARWPGFFRAAYFMPYGVPGVIATILWSFLYVPGLSPFIDIAGSLGITLDFLGPDHVLWSIANIVTWSYTGYNMLIIVAQLKAIPAELYEAARVDGASPWRIARSIQLPLITPALVLTTVFSIIGTLQLFAEAQVLKTSAPAIDSQYTPNLSAYSTAFAYNDYNVAAAQAVLIALAAFILSFVFLRLTNRKSS, via the coding sequence ATGAGCAGCACACCAGCCGCAGCATCCCAGGCTCCGGCCCAGGACGGACAGGCGCACGACGGCGACGCGGCCACCGCGAACCGGCCCACCCGGGGCGGCCGCTCCCGGGCCGCGGCCCGCGCCCCCTGGATCCTCCTGGCGCCCTTCCTGGCCCTCTTCACCCTGACCTTCGTCCTGCCCATCCTCGTGGCCCTCGTCTCCAGCTTCACCAAGGTCACGCGCAGCGGGCTCTTCGGGGAGAAAGGCGTGACCAGCGGATTCGCCGGCTTCGACAACTACGCCCAGGCCCTCGGCGACGCCAACTTCATCGCGTCGATCGGGCGCGTGCTGCTGTTCGGCGTCGTGCAGGTGCCCGTCATGATCGTCCTCTGCACCGTTCTGGCCCTCCTGCTCGAGTCGGCCTCGGCCCGGTGGCCCGGCTTCTTCCGCGCCGCCTACTTCATGCCGTACGGCGTGCCCGGCGTGATCGCCACGATCCTGTGGTCCTTCCTTTACGTGCCCGGCCTGAGCCCGTTCATCGACATCGCCGGGAGCCTGGGCATCACGCTGGACTTCCTGGGGCCCGATCACGTGCTGTGGTCCATCGCGAACATCGTGACCTGGAGCTACACGGGCTACAACATGCTCATCATCGTGGCGCAGCTCAAGGCCATCCCGGCCGAGCTCTATGAGGCGGCCCGTGTGGACGGCGCCTCGCCCTGGCGGATCGCCCGGAGCATCCAGCTGCCGCTCATCACCCCGGCGCTGGTCCTCACCACGGTGTTCTCCATCATCGGAACCCTGCAGCTCTTCGCCGAGGCGCAGGTGCTGAAGACCTCGGCCCCGGCCATCGACAGCCAGTACACGCCGAACCTCTCGGCGTACTCGACGGCGTTCGCCTACAACGATTACAACGTCGCCGCCGCTCAGGCCGTCCTGATCGCGCTCGCGGCCTTCATCCTCTCCTTCGTCTTCCTCCGCCTCACGAACAGGAAGTCCTCATGA
- a CDS encoding TetR/AcrR family transcriptional regulator, with product MSAQRAPRTGKRGPYAKTAATRQKIVDAALNVFATRGYHAGSLQDVADEVGMSQTSLLHHFKRKSDLLLEVLEQRDSSGVSRLGPMPFRDMVLLQARANVDIAGLTQLYAVLSGESTTEGHPGRDYFAQRFKRLREEYTGELEALRAAGKLRPGVDPAQAAASLIGLWDGMQLQRLYAPDTVDVAASLEAYLDLILLPE from the coding sequence ATGAGCGCCCAGCGAGCACCCCGCACCGGCAAACGCGGCCCCTACGCCAAGACGGCGGCGACCCGGCAGAAGATCGTCGACGCCGCCCTCAACGTGTTCGCCACGCGCGGCTATCACGCGGGAAGCCTGCAGGATGTGGCCGACGAGGTGGGCATGAGCCAGACGAGCCTCCTGCACCACTTCAAACGCAAGAGCGACCTCCTCCTGGAAGTCCTCGAACAGCGCGACAGCAGCGGAGTCTCCCGCCTCGGACCCATGCCGTTCCGGGACATGGTGCTGCTGCAGGCGCGGGCCAATGTGGACATCGCGGGCCTCACCCAGCTCTACGCGGTGCTCAGCGGCGAGTCGACCACGGAGGGCCATCCGGGGCGGGACTACTTCGCCCAGCGCTTCAAGCGGCTGCGGGAGGAGTACACCGGTGAGCTCGAGGCCCTGCGCGCGGCCGGGAAACTGCGCCCCGGCGTCGACCCCGCGCAGGCGGCCGCGTCCCTGATCGGGCTCTGGGACGGCATGCAGCTCCAGCGCCTCTACGCCCCGGACACGGTGGACGTGGCCGCGAGCCTGGAGGCCTATCTGGACCTGATCCTGCTCCCGGAGTGA
- a CDS encoding extracellular solute-binding protein encodes MPHVSRRRLLGTGLGALSLAALGACATPGTHSVNADPAIPAANGEKIRLTYWAWLKDFQKVADLWNAKNPQVQVDVVWIPGGNSGGYQKMYSALAAGAGPDLAQIELRSIPEFMLVNGLVDLNRYGAQEFAPLYDPTLWGQVSFTGGVYGIPQDSGPMATFYQPALLEKVGATPPKTWDEWAAVGKELRRAGSYIDCFAISDASPFAAFAGQAGAAWFRPEEDGWVINMTDDATLNVARFFDKAIDDGLVQTGFAHYSPAWFAAAAKGGIASITSGSWGDALVEGVSGGKGKWKAAPMPVWGKTGFGSSYLGGSTTAILAGSKHPREALEFAVWLTTSHEGIDAMIKHSGIGWSPAKDFVGTARQQPSEFFSGQNYFKDVLIPASREQNPKWSWWPVTQQTFNILSDGFRKKASGTSLVDAVASAEKDVMTVFRNKGLTIRREQA; translated from the coding sequence ATGCCCCATGTTTCCCGGAGACGGCTGCTCGGCACAGGGCTGGGCGCCTTGTCCCTGGCCGCACTCGGCGCCTGCGCCACTCCCGGCACGCACTCCGTCAACGCCGATCCGGCCATCCCCGCCGCGAACGGTGAGAAGATCCGGCTCACCTATTGGGCCTGGCTCAAGGACTTCCAGAAGGTGGCCGACCTCTGGAACGCCAAGAACCCCCAGGTCCAGGTGGACGTGGTGTGGATCCCCGGAGGCAACTCGGGCGGATACCAGAAGATGTACTCGGCGCTCGCCGCCGGGGCCGGCCCGGATCTGGCACAGATCGAATTGCGCTCCATCCCCGAGTTCATGCTGGTCAACGGCCTCGTGGACCTGAACCGCTACGGGGCTCAGGAGTTCGCTCCGCTCTACGACCCCACGCTATGGGGCCAGGTCAGCTTCACCGGCGGCGTGTACGGCATCCCCCAGGACTCCGGTCCCATGGCGACCTTCTACCAGCCGGCGCTCCTGGAAAAGGTGGGCGCAACCCCGCCGAAGACCTGGGACGAGTGGGCCGCCGTGGGCAAGGAACTGCGGCGCGCGGGCAGCTACATCGACTGCTTCGCGATCAGCGACGCGAGCCCCTTCGCCGCCTTCGCGGGTCAGGCCGGCGCCGCCTGGTTCCGGCCCGAGGAGGACGGCTGGGTCATCAACATGACGGACGACGCCACCCTGAACGTCGCGCGCTTCTTCGACAAGGCGATCGACGACGGCCTGGTCCAGACCGGCTTCGCCCACTACAGCCCGGCCTGGTTCGCCGCGGCCGCCAAGGGCGGCATCGCCTCCATCACGTCGGGCAGCTGGGGCGACGCCCTGGTGGAAGGTGTCAGCGGCGGCAAGGGCAAGTGGAAGGCCGCCCCCATGCCGGTCTGGGGCAAGACCGGATTCGGATCCAGCTACCTCGGCGGCTCCACCACGGCCATCCTGGCCGGCAGCAAGCACCCCCGTGAAGCCCTCGAATTCGCCGTCTGGCTGACGACCTCACACGAAGGCATCGACGCCATGATCAAGCACAGCGGCATCGGCTGGTCGCCCGCGAAGGACTTCGTCGGCACCGCCCGACAGCAGCCCTCGGAGTTCTTCAGCGGGCAGAACTACTTCAAGGACGTGCTGATCCCGGCGAGCCGCGAACAGAACCCGAAGTGGTCCTGGTGGCCGGTCACGCAGCAGACCTTCAACATCCTCAGCGACGGCTTCCGGAAGAAGGCGAGCGGCACCTCCCTGGTGGACGCCGTGGCCTCCGCCGAGAAGGACGTCATGACCGTCTTCAGGAACAAGGGCCTGACCATCAGGAGGGAACAGGCATGA